Proteins from one Trichocoleus desertorum ATA4-8-CV12 genomic window:
- a CDS encoding ABC transporter substrate-binding protein, producing MRQLKRRKFMHYGALALGTSIVTACANNAQPSSSRGSAATGSDQLDKVNYGTNWFAQAEHGGFYQAVAAGIYQAHGLDVTIQMGGPQVNGTQLLMGGAVDFFMGYGSDAIKAIAEGIPKVTVASIFQKDPQVLLAHPGTGRDSLEKIKGSPILVSAAANTTFWPFLKSKYGFTDDQKRPYNFNVGPFLADKTLAQQGYLSSEPFKVKQQGGFEPVVILLADYGYDPYSTTIETRKDLVEQQPDLVQRFVDASIKGWYSYFQDPALGNELIKKANPEMTDDQLAYSLEKMKQYGIVVSGDAEQLGIGAMTDDRWKVFFDGMVTAGVFQPDTNYKEAYTLKFINKGVQAYKA from the coding sequence ATGAGGCAACTGAAGCGCCGCAAATTTATGCACTATGGCGCACTGGCGCTAGGAACCAGTATTGTGACTGCTTGTGCCAATAACGCTCAGCCATCCTCTTCTAGGGGTTCGGCAGCGACCGGGAGTGACCAACTCGATAAAGTCAACTATGGAACTAATTGGTTTGCCCAAGCTGAGCATGGGGGCTTTTATCAAGCAGTAGCGGCAGGTATTTACCAAGCGCATGGTTTGGATGTCACGATTCAGATGGGGGGACCACAGGTTAATGGGACTCAGCTGCTGATGGGAGGGGCAGTGGACTTTTTTATGGGATATGGATCGGATGCGATCAAAGCGATCGCGGAGGGCATCCCTAAAGTAACAGTGGCGTCTATCTTCCAGAAAGATCCCCAAGTTCTGCTGGCTCATCCAGGTACAGGGCGTGACTCTTTAGAGAAAATCAAAGGATCTCCAATTCTGGTTTCTGCCGCAGCGAATACAACTTTTTGGCCGTTTTTGAAATCTAAGTATGGCTTCACTGATGACCAAAAGCGTCCTTACAACTTTAATGTCGGGCCTTTTTTGGCAGATAAGACTTTAGCGCAACAAGGATATCTCAGTTCTGAACCGTTCAAAGTTAAGCAGCAAGGCGGCTTTGAGCCAGTGGTAATTTTGTTGGCAGATTACGGCTATGACCCTTACTCCACAACGATTGAGACACGCAAAGACTTGGTAGAACAACAGCCTGACTTGGTGCAGCGATTTGTGGATGCTTCGATCAAAGGCTGGTATAGCTATTTTCAAGATCCTGCACTCGGCAACGAGCTGATTAAGAAAGCCAATCCTGAAATGACGGATGATCAGCTGGCTTACAGCCTGGAGAAGATGAAGCAGTATGGCATTGTGGTGTCTGGTGATGCCGAGCAGTTGGGAATTGGCGCGATGACAGACGATCGCTGGAAGGTATTTTTTGACGGCATGGTGACGGCTGGCGTGTTTCAACCTGACACTAACTACAAAGAGGCTTACACCTTAAAGTTCATCAATAAGGGTGTCCAAGCTTACAAAGCTTAA
- a CDS encoding ABC transporter ATP-binding protein — protein sequence METPPAQDCPESCYQHDSSESSYAQSACAIALHQVSKVYSNGTIALQNMSLKIAESEFISLVGPSGCGKSTALRIMAGLGAASSGEIAWGAVRTEAKGARKFWQRSATAKAGPKLAFVFQEAALMPWATVLENVWLPLQLAGMSRLAARAAVAEAIALVGLEGFEQAYPRELSGGMKMRVSIARALVTQPDILLMDEPFGALDEMTRSQLNSDLLSLWGQKRWTVVFVTHNIYEAVYLSNRVVVMAARPGRVVAEVEIAVPYPRSEGFRLSSLFNEYCREVSGALSRGIGF from the coding sequence ATGGAAACGCCCCCAGCGCAGGACTGCCCTGAATCCTGCTACCAACACGACTCGTCTGAGTCTAGTTATGCTCAGAGTGCCTGTGCGATCGCTCTGCACCAAGTTAGCAAGGTTTACTCGAATGGCACGATCGCCTTGCAGAACATGAGCTTAAAGATTGCGGAGTCTGAGTTCATTAGCTTGGTGGGGCCATCGGGATGTGGTAAAAGTACGGCGCTGCGGATTATGGCAGGGCTGGGGGCGGCGAGTTCTGGGGAAATTGCTTGGGGTGCGGTTCGGACTGAGGCAAAGGGAGCGAGAAAGTTCTGGCAGCGCTCAGCGACTGCTAAGGCTGGACCAAAGTTAGCTTTTGTGTTTCAGGAAGCGGCGTTGATGCCTTGGGCAACGGTGCTGGAAAATGTGTGGTTGCCGTTGCAGTTGGCAGGGATGTCGAGGTTGGCGGCTAGGGCTGCGGTGGCTGAGGCGATCGCGCTGGTGGGGCTGGAAGGGTTTGAGCAAGCCTATCCCCGTGAGTTATCGGGTGGCATGAAGATGCGGGTTTCGATCGCGCGGGCGTTGGTGACGCAGCCTGATATTTTGCTGATGGATGAGCCGTTCGGGGCGTTGGATGAGATGACGCGGAGCCAGCTCAATAGTGATTTGTTGAGTTTGTGGGGTCAGAAGCGCTGGACGGTGGTGTTTGTGACGCACAACATCTATGAGGCGGTGTATCTGTCGAATCGGGTGGTGGTGATGGCGGCGCGTCCGGGTCGGGTGGTGGCTGAGGTGGAAATTGCGGTTCCTTATCCGCGGTCGGAGGGGTTTCGTTTGTCGTCGCTGTTTAATGAGTATTGTCGGGAGGTTTCGGGGGCATTATCTCGGGGGATTGGGTTCTAA
- a CDS encoding cytosine deaminase — protein sequence MLPIADHYWLLNAHVPVCLLTGDRPEIAAQQNADGLALVDLEIRAGLVQSIQSARSRDTAPELASLPSQDLRGGQVWPCLVDIHTHLDKGHIWERATNPDGTFASALTTVEKDAAQHWNLEDIYRRMEFGLKCSYAHGTRAIRTHIDAIGEFSQHSFEAFRLLQQEWRDRLTLQAVSLAPLEMFLTPQGEVLADKIAELGGVLGGFAPTHPELDAQLDRVFVLAQERGLNLDFHTDETDDPASKTLRQVAAAVLRHEFTGQIVCGHCCSLAVQSPEDVAETLNLVQQARIGIVSLPLCNLYLQDRVPQRTPRWRGVTLLHELRQQGIPVAIASDNCRDPFHGFGDHDCLEVFTLSTKIAHLDRPYGDWPRAIATTPADLMQLPEVGRIGVGLPADLILFKGRSFSELLSRSQHDRVVLRSGQAIDTALPNYAELDHLCGTEIC from the coding sequence ATGTTGCCAATTGCTGATCATTACTGGCTCCTGAATGCCCACGTTCCAGTTTGTTTGCTTACAGGCGATCGCCCTGAGATTGCCGCTCAACAGAATGCCGATGGTTTGGCGTTAGTTGATCTGGAAATTCGGGCTGGGTTGGTGCAGTCGATTCAATCAGCGCGATCGCGGGATACAGCACCGGAACTCGCTTCCTTACCCTCGCAAGATCTGCGGGGTGGGCAGGTTTGGCCTTGCTTGGTCGATATTCACACCCATCTCGATAAGGGACATATTTGGGAGCGGGCGACGAATCCGGATGGCACGTTTGCTAGTGCCTTGACCACGGTTGAGAAGGATGCGGCTCAACATTGGAACCTGGAAGATATCTATCGGCGCATGGAGTTTGGCCTCAAGTGCAGCTATGCCCACGGCACGCGGGCCATTCGGACTCATATTGATGCGATTGGGGAGTTCTCCCAGCATAGTTTCGAGGCGTTTCGGTTGCTCCAGCAAGAATGGCGCGATCGCCTGACGCTGCAAGCTGTTTCCCTCGCTCCTTTGGAAATGTTTCTCACACCCCAAGGAGAAGTGCTAGCCGACAAAATAGCGGAACTAGGAGGCGTTTTGGGCGGATTTGCGCCTACGCATCCGGAACTAGATGCTCAACTAGATCGCGTGTTTGTTTTGGCCCAAGAGCGAGGACTGAATCTAGATTTTCATACCGATGAAACCGACGATCCAGCTAGCAAAACGCTGAGGCAAGTGGCGGCAGCAGTTCTGCGGCATGAATTCACGGGGCAGATTGTCTGTGGGCACTGTTGCAGTTTGGCGGTGCAAAGCCCTGAAGACGTGGCCGAGACGTTGAATTTGGTGCAGCAAGCGCGAATTGGCATTGTCAGTTTGCCGCTGTGCAATCTGTACCTGCAAGACCGCGTGCCGCAGCGGACTCCTCGGTGGCGAGGGGTGACTTTGCTGCATGAATTGCGGCAACAAGGAATTCCGGTGGCGATCGCTAGTGACAACTGCCGTGATCCGTTTCATGGCTTTGGTGATCATGATTGTCTGGAAGTCTTCACACTCTCCACCAAAATTGCCCACTTAGATCGGCCCTACGGAGATTGGCCTCGTGCGATCGCTACAACCCCGGCTGATTTGATGCAATTGCCTGAGGTGGGGCGGATTGGTGTGGGTTTACCCGCTGATTTAATTTTGTTTAAGGGCCGCAGCTTTAGTGAGTTGCTGTCGCGATCGCAGCATGATCGGGTTGTTTTGCGATCGGGCCAAGCTATTGACACCGCCCTACCCAATTATGCTGAATTAGATCATCTGTGCGGTACGGAGATTTGCTAG
- a CDS encoding ABC transporter permease: MQKLKVLVTADVLAPLAIAVIALFGWDIFVRVTGIPPYLLPGPLLVLRTLVRDWSELFPSLLVTLQITVVAFLAAVVSGVAIAVLFAQSKWIERSLFPYAVLLQTTPIVAIAPLIIIWLRNNTFAALVVCAWMVALFPIIANTTLGLNSADHNLLNLFQLYRASRWQTLWYLRLPSALPYFLGGLRISGGLALIGAVVAEFVAGTGGARAGIAYQILMASYNLQIPRMFAALLMTTGLGVAIFVVLTLLSNFLLRHWHESAIKREN; encoded by the coding sequence GTGCAGAAATTAAAAGTACTAGTCACTGCGGATGTTCTGGCACCTTTGGCGATCGCAGTTATCGCTCTCTTCGGGTGGGATATCTTTGTGCGGGTGACGGGGATACCGCCTTATCTTTTGCCTGGGCCGCTGTTAGTGTTGCGGACGCTGGTTCGGGATTGGTCGGAGTTATTTCCTTCGCTGTTGGTGACGCTGCAAATTACGGTGGTGGCGTTTCTGGCGGCGGTGGTTTCTGGAGTGGCGATCGCGGTTTTGTTTGCTCAGAGTAAGTGGATTGAGCGAAGTTTGTTTCCTTATGCGGTGCTGTTGCAAACGACGCCGATTGTGGCGATCGCGCCGTTGATCATTATTTGGCTCCGGAATAACACCTTTGCGGCATTGGTAGTTTGTGCTTGGATGGTGGCGTTGTTTCCCATCATTGCCAATACGACGCTGGGGCTGAACAGTGCGGACCATAATTTGTTGAATTTGTTTCAGCTTTATCGGGCTTCTCGTTGGCAGACTCTGTGGTATCTGCGTTTGCCGAGTGCGTTGCCCTATTTTTTGGGAGGGTTGCGGATTAGTGGGGGGCTGGCGTTAATTGGGGCGGTGGTGGCTGAGTTTGTGGCAGGGACAGGCGGAGCACGGGCGGGGATTGCCTATCAGATTTTGATGGCGAGCTATAACTTGCAAATTCCTCGGATGTTTGCGGCGCTGCTGATGACGACTGGTTTAGGGGTGGCGATCTTTGTAGTGCTGACGCTGTTGTCTAATTTCTTACTGCGCCACTGGCATGAAAGTGCGATAAAACGTGAGAATTAA